In Candidatus Eremiobacterota bacterium, one genomic interval encodes:
- a CDS encoding ABC transporter ATP-binding protein encodes MSTLQITENPVIAKTTDIPAVVTFRNVSKTFFKGTPREFTAIENVNFEVDDIPGKGEFIALIGPSGCGKSTVLNIIAGLGPHFPPTTGEAYVRNSPIMGPGKDRGMIFQKYSSFPQRTVLSNVTFGIELMSREDQKELIGAEPTRQNMEEYAMRWIHRVRLDGNEQKFPHQLSGGMQQRVAIARTLALKPRIILMDEPFSALDEPTRLVMQDLILELWREVEATVFIISHSIAEAVYLGDRIWIFTNSPGTIAMEIRNLPQMQAGALMEQEKAEFKENVMIVTEAFQKFNEFND; translated from the coding sequence ATGAGCACTCTCCAGATAACTGAAAACCCCGTCATTGCAAAAACCACCGACATACCGGCCGTGGTGACCTTCAGGAACGTGTCCAAGACCTTTTTCAAGGGGACTCCCCGGGAGTTCACCGCCATAGAGAATGTCAACTTCGAAGTCGATGACATCCCTGGCAAAGGGGAGTTCATAGCCCTTATAGGCCCGAGCGGGTGCGGAAAATCAACTGTCCTCAACATCATCGCGGGCCTGGGACCCCACTTTCCCCCCACGACAGGGGAGGCGTACGTGCGAAACAGCCCCATCATGGGCCCCGGCAAGGACAGGGGGATGATTTTCCAGAAATACAGCTCCTTCCCCCAGAGGACCGTCCTCTCCAATGTCACCTTCGGTATCGAGCTCATGAGCCGGGAGGACCAGAAAGAGCTCATCGGCGCCGAGCCCACGAGGCAGAACATGGAAGAGTATGCCATGCGGTGGATCCACCGCGTGCGTCTTGACGGGAACGAGCAGAAATTTCCCCACCAGCTCTCAGGCGGCATGCAGCAGCGCGTGGCCATCGCAAGGACTCTGGCTCTCAAGCCGCGGATAATACTCATGGACGAGCCCTTCAGCGCCCTTGACGAGCCCACACGCCTCGTGATGCAGGATCTCATCCTGGAGCTCTGGCGGGAAGTGGAAGCCACCGTGTTCATCATAAGCCACAGTATTGCCGAGGCCGTGTACCTCGGCGACAGGATATGGATTTTCACCAACTCGCCGGGAACGATTGCGATGGAAATAAGGAACCTCCCCCAGATGCAGGCCGGGGCTCTTATGGAGCAGGAAAAGGCCGAGTTCAAGGAAAATGTGATGATTGTCACCGAGGCATTCCAGAAGTTCAACGAGTTTAACGATTAA
- a CDS encoding acetate kinase, translating into MKILVLNCGSSSVKFQLFAMTHEEVIAKGIVEEIGSANAIVRYKAINKDEHREIREVKDHEEALSWVIRTLLHPKYGVIKDESAIVGVGHRVVHGGETFSGSVPITKEVIKKMEECIEFAPLHNPPNLKGIEAATKMLPNSVQAGVFDTAFHQKMPPVAYIYGIPYDIYKRMGIRRYGFHGTSHLYVSHKAAEYMKKPIEFLKIVTCHLGNGDSMACVKGGTSIDTTMGFTPLEGLLMGTRCGDIDPYIPLYLMDKMQMTTEEMNSFLNKKCGLKGISGMTSDMREIEEGLLQGNERCMLAFDIFCYRVRKYIGAYAFAMGGLDAVVFTGGIGEHSPLARQKILSDLIFAGIDIDDDKNEANELRIGKGKVEVFVIPTNEELVIARETRAIIRTVESAKA; encoded by the coding sequence GTGAAAATCCTAGTATTGAATTGCGGAAGCTCGTCAGTGAAATTCCAGCTTTTTGCCATGACCCATGAAGAAGTCATCGCCAAGGGCATTGTGGAAGAAATAGGCTCGGCGAACGCCATAGTAAGATACAAGGCCATCAATAAGGATGAGCACAGGGAGATCAGAGAGGTAAAAGACCACGAGGAGGCCCTCTCATGGGTGATTAGGACCCTTCTCCACCCTAAATACGGGGTGATTAAAGATGAAAGCGCCATTGTGGGCGTTGGCCACCGCGTGGTCCACGGAGGTGAGACCTTCTCGGGCTCCGTGCCTATCACCAAGGAAGTGATAAAAAAGATGGAGGAGTGCATCGAGTTCGCCCCCCTCCACAACCCTCCCAACCTCAAGGGCATCGAGGCCGCCACCAAGATGCTTCCCAATTCCGTGCAGGCCGGCGTATTCGATACGGCGTTCCACCAGAAGATGCCCCCCGTTGCCTATATCTACGGCATTCCCTATGACATCTACAAGAGGATGGGAATACGGCGCTATGGCTTTCATGGGACCTCCCATCTCTATGTCTCGCACAAGGCTGCAGAGTATATGAAAAAGCCCATTGAGTTCCTCAAGATAGTGACCTGCCACCTGGGAAACGGCGATTCCATGGCATGCGTGAAAGGCGGCACATCAATCGACACCACCATGGGCTTCACCCCTCTCGAGGGCCTTCTGATGGGGACCCGGTGCGGGGATATCGATCCCTATATTCCCCTGTATCTTATGGACAAGATGCAAATGACCACCGAAGAGATGAATTCATTTCTCAACAAGAAGTGCGGCCTCAAGGGAATCTCCGGGATGACCAGCGACATGCGCGAGATTGAAGAGGGACTCCTTCAGGGCAACGAGCGCTGCATGCTCGCCTTCGATATCTTCTGCTACCGCGTGAGGAAATATATAGGCGCCTATGCCTTTGCCATGGGAGGCCTCGATGCCGTCGTCTTTACAGGCGGCATCGGAGAGCACTCGCCCCTTGCCAGGCAGAAGATCCTCTCCGATCTCATCTTTGCAGGAATCGATATTGACGATGATAAGAATGAAGCCAATGAGCTTCGTATCGGCAAGGGCAAAGTGGAAGTCTTTGTGATCCCCACCAACGAGGAGCTTGTGATCGCCAGGGAGACAAGAGCGATCATCAGGACCGTCGAGTCGGCAAAGGCGTAA
- a CDS encoding ABC transporter permease, translating to MKLPAFFKKETKVKKIKPVREKPAREKPEKKQEEAPPRQRKAFQLAKFTGSIFAIREDVSPFTAFLLSMIPIVLLVIIWTLVTWGPVEQRVISSIIMPSPKEFVQAIPKILTPEKRLGAGILVSLARITGGFLIATALALPLGVLMGSFSKFRAAFAPIMIVGSYIPIPTLVPLTLVWFGMEEKQKVGFLAIATFVFLLPAFVKAISDVDDVFLNTGYTLGANKWHIVSKILFPIALPEIYNSLRLGFGVGFTWIIMAEMIGAESGLGFILKNAQSRGADSSIVYLVLTVIVLIAFLIDKLWELGYRALFRYKEAR from the coding sequence TTGAAGCTGCCTGCTTTTTTTAAAAAAGAGACCAAGGTAAAAAAAATCAAGCCCGTGCGGGAAAAGCCTGCAAGGGAAAAGCCTGAAAAAAAACAGGAAGAGGCTCCTCCCAGGCAGCGGAAAGCCTTTCAATTGGCGAAGTTCACCGGGAGCATCTTTGCCATCAGGGAGGATGTATCGCCTTTTACGGCCTTTCTCCTTTCAATGATCCCCATTGTGCTCCTGGTGATAATCTGGACCCTGGTGACATGGGGGCCCGTGGAGCAGAGGGTCATTTCCTCAATCATCATGCCGAGCCCCAAGGAATTCGTACAGGCCATCCCGAAGATCCTGACCCCTGAGAAACGGCTCGGCGCCGGTATTCTGGTGAGCCTTGCAAGGATCACGGGCGGGTTCCTCATCGCCACGGCTCTCGCGTTGCCTCTTGGCGTGCTGATGGGCTCCTTTTCGAAATTCAGGGCGGCCTTTGCCCCTATCATGATCGTGGGCTCATACATCCCCATCCCTACCCTCGTGCCCCTCACCCTTGTATGGTTCGGCATGGAGGAAAAACAGAAAGTGGGGTTTCTTGCCATCGCCACCTTTGTGTTCCTGCTGCCGGCTTTTGTAAAGGCCATCTCCGATGTTGACGATGTCTTCCTGAACACTGGCTATACCCTCGGGGCGAACAAGTGGCACATTGTCTCGAAGATACTTTTTCCCATCGCGCTCCCCGAGATTTACAACTCACTGCGCCTGGGCTTCGGCGTGGGATTCACCTGGATCATCATGGCCGAGATGATCGGCGCCGAGAGCGGCCTGGGATTCATCCTGAAAAACGCCCAGTCACGGGGAGCCGACAGCTCTATTGTCTATCTCGTGCTCACCGTCATAGTGCTTATCGCCTTCCTGATAGACAAGCTCTGGGAGCTGGGCTACCGGGCACTCTTCAGGTACAAGGAGGCGCGCTGA
- a CDS encoding DUF2993 domain-containing protein: MVPHHKVKRALLSLLAVGGAFFALVILFVLLFDGERYLSSRIAERFNECSRLHVEVTAKPRFKMWLGSIDNISLSAEGVKDFALPLKKLEVEARDISFDPLAFPAKKLGAIRTLSLRGSLSVSGEDLQDFIAAKVSKHFTLRSALHPGVIVLDISTPFARSLNLSLRGGLAVRNGTELYITLPEKTPGEKKTVDMLLALINPVFDFSSRDLTGYLLKDLPMEARTRWKTLITGVEVRDGELEILFTIDAQDS; the protein is encoded by the coding sequence ATGGTGCCTCATCATAAAGTAAAAAGGGCGCTGCTCTCACTGCTTGCAGTGGGCGGCGCTTTTTTCGCGCTTGTCATCCTCTTTGTCCTTCTCTTTGACGGTGAGCGCTATCTCTCGTCGCGCATCGCAGAGAGGTTCAATGAGTGCTCCCGCCTTCATGTGGAGGTCACCGCGAAGCCTCGCTTCAAGATGTGGCTCGGCAGCATTGACAATATAAGCCTTTCCGCCGAGGGAGTTAAGGATTTCGCCCTTCCTCTCAAAAAACTTGAGGTAGAGGCACGGGACATCTCCTTCGATCCCCTCGCCTTCCCTGCAAAAAAGCTGGGCGCCATAAGGACCCTCTCCCTCAGGGGCTCCCTGAGCGTCTCCGGGGAGGATCTCCAGGACTTCATTGCCGCCAAGGTTTCAAAGCACTTCACCCTCAGATCGGCACTTCATCCCGGGGTCATTGTCCTTGATATCTCCACGCCCTTTGCAAGGTCTCTGAATCTCTCCCTCAGAGGAGGCCTTGCCGTGAGGAACGGTACAGAGCTTTATATTACGCTCCCCGAGAAAACGCCGGGCGAGAAAAAGACCGTGGACATGCTGCTTGCCCTCATCAACCCCGTTTTTGATTTCTCTTCACGGGATCTCACCGGGTATCTGCTGAAAGACCTGCCCATGGAGGCGAGGACCCGCTGGAAAACGCTCATCACGGGGGTGGAGGTGAGGGACGGAGAGTTGGAAATCCTTTTCACCATTGACGCTCAGGATTCCTGA
- a CDS encoding tetratricopeptide repeat protein produces MDALMTRLGELYEKLDAALPAIEGNPCRGCLGCCSLSHVVMHRISLMELTYMGRKIDSARLEQFKAYILRKKDEKGDPLFTVCPLYDGEKGRCSEYLVRPTSCRLFGHYFLEGTSVPDECIFKDRGTWFRAGRYFTLIPFAKEFRALNRGFRSVMPYTQKTITEQMEYADGFVPESPLTDEEFPDPVDMALHLQLLGRRDEAYRLFADHEGEVAYYYFYYANLCDEMERYEEAVKLFRKAVLIRDDDSLFHFRLALDLVILGKKEEALEEFGKVVTLNGENAMAYGYLGYLHLERHEVKEAVPFLEKALSLDPSQNFFRFRLGLAYLGLGKGREAEEELLKVQHFEPVKDDVKYLLEEIGRIKNESSQES; encoded by the coding sequence ATGGATGCCCTTATGACGAGGCTCGGCGAACTTTACGAGAAACTGGACGCTGCCTTACCGGCCATTGAGGGGAACCCCTGCAGGGGATGCCTGGGGTGCTGCTCCCTTTCCCATGTCGTGATGCACCGCATCAGCCTTATGGAGCTTACGTACATGGGGCGGAAAATTGACAGCGCCAGGCTTGAGCAGTTTAAGGCCTATATTCTCAGAAAAAAGGATGAAAAGGGCGATCCCCTCTTCACGGTCTGCCCTCTTTATGACGGGGAGAAGGGCCGGTGCTCGGAATACCTTGTGAGGCCCACGTCCTGCAGGCTTTTTGGCCATTATTTTCTCGAGGGGACAAGCGTGCCTGATGAGTGCATTTTCAAGGACAGGGGCACATGGTTTCGGGCTGGCCGCTATTTTACCCTCATTCCCTTCGCGAAAGAGTTCAGAGCCCTAAACAGGGGTTTCCGGTCTGTCATGCCTTATACGCAGAAAACGATCACCGAGCAGATGGAGTATGCTGACGGCTTTGTTCCCGAGTCACCTCTCACCGATGAGGAGTTCCCCGATCCCGTTGACATGGCCCTCCACCTGCAGCTCCTGGGCCGGCGCGACGAGGCCTACCGGCTTTTTGCCGATCACGAGGGCGAGGTGGCTTATTATTATTTCTATTATGCCAATCTCTGCGATGAAATGGAAAGATATGAAGAAGCGGTGAAGCTTTTCAGGAAAGCGGTCCTCATCAGGGATGATGATTCCCTTTTTCATTTCAGGCTGGCCCTTGATCTGGTGATCCTCGGGAAAAAGGAAGAAGCCCTGGAAGAGTTCGGAAAAGTGGTGACTCTGAACGGGGAGAATGCCATGGCTTACGGCTACCTCGGTTACCTCCACCTGGAGCGCCATGAGGTCAAGGAAGCGGTGCCGTTCCTCGAAAAAGCCCTGTCGCTTGATCCTTCCCAGAACTTTTTCCGCTTCAGGCTCGGCCTTGCTTACCTTGGGCTTGGAAAGGGGAGGGAGGCCGAGGAGGAGCTTCTGAAGGTACAGCATTTTGAGCCTGTAAAGGATGATGTCAAGTATCTGCTTGAAGAGATAGGCCGGATAAAGAATGAAAGCAGTCAGGAATCCTGA
- a CDS encoding type II CAAX endopeptidase family protein: MNGHRDSGAWKAYRGFLLLVLSLAAGIALLWGILTAATGGRFWRDFTGQHLEGPLSTVYIALLYFMALFIFIKYWNIVSGRSIKAVGIESLDLRLFGRGVALGTVALLFYFVPLVVMRAVTPVDGKAVAAEMVKAFFWGHIALNALVCLALAFTEELVFRGVIFQSFLKHVSRSHALIFTGVFFAAVHMFCSGSPALKAMYFVTLFCFNAALCSMVLLSGSLWSAVGFHFILIFVILVRNYLKVLEITPQAAGVIFGISQHPMAGLWSIFTFLVTLALLWLLYGKRGIVLRDCGPQAEEGKGTPLEAEEELA, from the coding sequence ATGAATGGTCACAGGGATTCGGGTGCCTGGAAGGCATACCGGGGATTTCTCCTTCTTGTGCTCTCCCTTGCCGCAGGGATAGCCCTCCTGTGGGGGATTCTCACGGCGGCCACAGGGGGCCGCTTCTGGCGGGATTTTACCGGCCAGCACCTTGAGGGGCCTCTCTCGACGGTCTATATAGCCCTCCTTTATTTCATGGCCCTTTTCATTTTTATAAAATACTGGAACATAGTCTCCGGGCGGTCTATCAAGGCCGTGGGCATAGAGTCCCTGGACCTGCGCCTCTTTGGAAGAGGGGTGGCCCTTGGAACTGTGGCGCTTCTCTTCTATTTTGTACCCCTCGTGGTGATGAGGGCCGTGACGCCTGTTGACGGGAAAGCCGTGGCAGCGGAGATGGTGAAGGCCTTCTTCTGGGGCCACATCGCTCTTAACGCACTGGTCTGCCTGGCCCTGGCCTTTACCGAGGAGCTTGTCTTCAGGGGCGTCATTTTCCAGAGCTTCCTCAAGCATGTCTCACGCTCTCATGCCCTCATCTTCACTGGTGTTTTTTTCGCGGCAGTCCACATGTTCTGCTCGGGGTCGCCGGCCTTGAAGGCCATGTATTTTGTCACGCTTTTCTGCTTCAATGCCGCCCTCTGCTCCATGGTGCTGCTGTCAGGATCCCTCTGGAGCGCCGTGGGATTTCATTTTATTCTTATTTTCGTCATCCTGGTGAGAAATTATCTGAAGGTGCTGGAGATAACGCCGCAGGCGGCGGGCGTCATCTTTGGAATCTCGCAGCACCCCATGGCGGGCCTCTGGAGCATCTTCACCTTCCTGGTCACCCTTGCCCTGCTCTGGCTCCTTTATGGGAAGAGAGGGATAGTCCTGCGGGACTGCGGGCCGCAGGCAGAGGAAGGGAAGGGGACGCCGCTAGAAGCCGAAGAAGAGCTGGCCTGA
- a CDS encoding M28 family peptidase — MAEAVPQSEAQLRAHVSEFSFPRFAGGEGERRALSLLRERLRSWGMAPEEVSFQVSRFPFLFFFKAVVALWGGGLALSLSTLTRFPQLSLVFIAVTAGAVAFFSRWHPWMERLYNVPLFGTVESATLHGQLGSDPDSKAPHLVFMAHYDSKSQLLPGFIRALVSFLGLFALLALSAASLVVVFLPGWGSGVPAVVAYGSGAIMAVMILLMLFNPSQDKSPGAMDNASGVAVLLALSRHFSLEPPGGAVLHFLFTGAEEIGLCGSFRFLAERQQDFPPERTYVVNLDGVGGTEKLLVVDSYGFPPSITARRLGKFIRNRARALGVRLHRAPLVLGALWDHVVWGARGYESVTLSVGGWDRATLSVHSSDDSERHINAGALSLAFKICVDWVSSGEEMEGFAQNK; from the coding sequence ATGGCTGAAGCAGTGCCTCAGAGCGAAGCTCAATTACGTGCCCATGTCAGTGAGTTTTCCTTTCCACGCTTTGCTGGAGGCGAAGGAGAGCGAAGGGCCCTGTCGCTGCTCAGGGAGAGACTCCGCTCCTGGGGTATGGCCCCGGAGGAAGTCTCTTTCCAGGTTTCCCGTTTCCCCTTTCTTTTCTTTTTCAAAGCCGTCGTGGCGCTCTGGGGGGGGGGGCTTGCGCTGTCACTCTCAACCCTTACCCGTTTTCCCCAGCTTTCCCTTGTTTTTATCGCCGTGACGGCTGGTGCCGTGGCATTCTTCTCACGGTGGCACCCGTGGATGGAAAGGCTTTACAACGTGCCCCTTTTCGGCACCGTGGAATCGGCGACTCTTCATGGGCAGCTTGGCAGTGATCCCGATTCAAAAGCTCCTCACCTTGTTTTCATGGCTCATTATGATTCAAAATCGCAGCTTCTCCCCGGCTTCATAAGGGCTCTAGTGAGCTTCCTCGGCCTTTTTGCTCTTCTGGCGCTCTCGGCGGCATCTCTGGTTGTGGTCTTCCTGCCGGGATGGGGCAGCGGCGTGCCCGCAGTTGTTGCCTATGGGTCGGGAGCGATCATGGCGGTGATGATTCTCCTCATGCTCTTCAATCCCTCTCAGGACAAGTCTCCGGGGGCGATGGACAATGCCTCGGGAGTAGCGGTGCTTCTTGCCCTCTCGAGGCACTTCTCACTTGAGCCTCCCGGCGGCGCCGTACTTCATTTTCTTTTCACCGGAGCCGAGGAGATAGGCCTCTGCGGCTCCTTCAGGTTCCTTGCAGAGAGGCAGCAGGACTTTCCGCCGGAGAGGACTTACGTGGTCAATCTCGATGGCGTAGGCGGCACTGAAAAGCTGCTTGTCGTTGACAGTTATGGCTTCCCTCCCTCCATCACCGCCCGGAGGCTTGGAAAATTCATAAGGAACAGGGCACGGGCCCTGGGAGTGAGGCTTCATCGTGCTCCCCTCGTGCTGGGCGCTCTCTGGGATCATGTCGTATGGGGAGCCCGGGGCTATGAATCGGTGACGCTCAGCGTGGGCGGATGGGACAGGGCAACGCTCAGCGTGCACAGCTCCGATGATTCTGAAAGGCATATCAACGCCGGGGCCCTTTCCCTGGCTTTCAAAATCTGTGTCGATTGGGTCTCCTCTGGAGAGGAAATGGAAGGATTCGCACAGAACAAATAG
- a CDS encoding HD domain-containing protein produces the protein MTPPKSEKIIRDPIHGDIPLDVEHEIPLLDTPEMQRLRGIKQLGTAHLVYPSAVHTRFEHSLGTCFVAQRIIETIEGQQRKSLFSDEEKHVARAAALLHDVSHIPFGHTFEDERQIFDRHDTPDRIAYFLNTGTVAKVLRDMGISAQVTDVLHRTGSNPALSEIINGTICADLLDYLARDGYFCGISHGYDQRIFRYFRIQNGVFFLDAQKEGIIREDVLSEIINLLRLRYFMSERVYFHHAKTASGAMISKAVEIGVKNGLTKGDLFPLRDEGLLSLLSIKFGKLKTIQMLLELLMTRKLYKRCYILTRRLGPQKQQDLISRYHRNIHLREEAEDFLTKKLRLREGELIIYCPSSDMALKEANVMVKIDSSPPRMLSTLKIPEIEVLMEKHRDLWKFYVFIAPGLTEKMKMISRACEEYFCESNHLPALESGQLFFGF, from the coding sequence ATGACACCGCCAAAAAGCGAAAAAATCATAAGGGATCCCATCCATGGCGATATTCCCCTTGATGTGGAGCATGAGATCCCCCTTCTTGACACTCCGGAGATGCAGCGCCTCAGGGGCATAAAACAGCTCGGCACGGCACACCTGGTCTATCCCTCGGCAGTCCACACGCGCTTTGAGCACAGCCTGGGCACATGCTTCGTGGCGCAGCGCATCATCGAGACCATAGAAGGCCAGCAGCGGAAGAGCCTCTTTTCCGATGAGGAAAAGCACGTGGCCCGCGCGGCGGCCCTGCTCCACGACGTGTCCCACATCCCCTTCGGCCACACCTTTGAGGATGAGCGCCAGATTTTTGACCGCCATGACACGCCTGACAGGATTGCCTATTTCCTGAACACGGGCACCGTGGCAAAAGTGCTCCGCGACATGGGCATCTCGGCACAGGTCACCGATGTGCTCCACCGGACGGGGAGCAACCCCGCGCTCTCGGAGATAATAAACGGCACCATATGCGCCGATCTCCTGGACTACCTTGCCCGCGACGGCTATTTCTGCGGAATCTCCCACGGCTATGACCAGCGTATCTTCCGGTATTTCAGGATACAGAACGGCGTGTTCTTCCTTGATGCCCAGAAAGAGGGGATAATCAGGGAAGATGTCCTCTCGGAGATCATCAATCTCCTGAGGCTCCGCTACTTCATGTCGGAAAGGGTCTATTTTCACCACGCCAAGACGGCATCAGGCGCCATGATATCCAAGGCCGTCGAGATAGGAGTCAAGAACGGCCTCACCAAGGGGGACCTCTTCCCCCTGAGAGACGAGGGGCTTCTCTCCCTGCTCTCCATTAAATTCGGGAAGCTGAAGACCATCCAGATGCTCCTGGAGCTTCTCATGACAAGGAAGCTTTACAAGCGGTGCTATATCCTCACGAGGAGGCTCGGACCCCAGAAGCAGCAGGACCTTATAAGCCGTTACCACCGCAACATTCATCTCCGCGAGGAGGCCGAGGATTTTCTCACCAAGAAGCTCCGCCTCAGGGAAGGCGAGCTTATCATCTACTGCCCCTCTTCCGACATGGCCCTCAAGGAGGCCAACGTGATGGTGAAAATCGACTCCTCGCCTCCCAGGATGCTCTCGACGCTCAAGATCCCCGAGATAGAGGTGCTGATGGAAAAGCACCGGGACCTCTGGAAATTCTACGTCTTCATCGCGCCGGGCCTCACGGAGAAAATGAAGATGATCAGCCGGGCCTGCGAGGAGTATTTCTGCGAGTCAAACCATCTGCCGGCCCTGGAGTCAGGCCAGCTCTTCTTCGGCTTCTAG
- a CDS encoding ATP-binding protein, whose amino-acid sequence MSTLVHWAKKMREIFLGGTTSQFILYGNVFDLVPSRKDKDDMEFVSLRHYLEETLFAPFEVVIFYDRGKGVRVKKGMEEFQKYLSIYDSFNQTNYATFPGQIPRDPKRALELMDRFIQVGLQRIQFVNAAREAPEKSEKKSVPNPLKIAVVIDYAQYVAPRGDLMQLLGDTSEILIKILDWGSDPSIMGANIVTCLISENLNDLNKLIVESPYNAKLKISMPGDEEITEYVESLKKHFPEFPQYCKVPNEALSQKLLGLTRVGIRSLVSLAVNNKHEITPEFLSKNKKEMIEKECNELLEFIESPYTLDMVAGHREAKNWLREDAQLIKTGKTRSVPMGYLFTGGIGTGKTYLATCWAGDLGIPFVKFKNFRDKWQGATEGNLEKIFNVLDALGQVVVFIDEADQATGKRDSGGGDAGVSGRVYSMLAQKMSDTRNRGKIIWILATSRPDLLEVDLKRQGRLDVHIPLFAPQDDGERNELFKVVAKKLGVELSEDRLPRLPPGVELGGNEMEALLVRANRVYDLQKEGEEKKPLDEIVALIGKDFRPSPHTKALEYMDLVAVKECTDSRFLPAKYRKTPNEEIDARLMELKRQIH is encoded by the coding sequence ATGAGCACCCTTGTACACTGGGCGAAAAAAATGCGCGAGATCTTCCTGGGAGGCACCACGAGCCAGTTTATCCTCTACGGGAATGTCTTTGACCTGGTGCCCTCGAGGAAGGACAAGGACGACATGGAGTTTGTCTCACTCCGCCATTACCTGGAAGAGACGCTCTTTGCCCCCTTCGAGGTGGTCATCTTCTACGACCGTGGCAAGGGGGTCCGGGTGAAAAAAGGGATGGAGGAGTTTCAGAAATACCTCTCCATCTACGACAGCTTCAACCAGACCAACTATGCCACCTTCCCGGGGCAGATCCCCAGGGATCCCAAGCGGGCCCTCGAGCTCATGGACCGCTTCATCCAGGTGGGCCTCCAGCGCATCCAGTTTGTCAATGCCGCCAGGGAGGCCCCCGAGAAAAGCGAAAAAAAGAGCGTGCCCAATCCCCTCAAAATAGCCGTCGTCATAGACTACGCCCAGTATGTGGCGCCAAGAGGGGATCTCATGCAGCTCCTGGGCGACACGAGCGAGATCCTTATAAAAATCCTGGACTGGGGAAGTGACCCCTCGATAATGGGCGCCAATATCGTCACATGCCTCATCTCGGAGAACCTGAACGACCTCAACAAGCTCATCGTGGAGAGCCCTTACAACGCAAAGCTGAAGATTTCCATGCCCGGCGATGAGGAAATCACCGAGTACGTGGAGTCACTGAAGAAGCATTTCCCCGAGTTTCCCCAGTACTGCAAGGTGCCCAATGAGGCCCTGTCCCAGAAGCTCCTGGGCCTCACGAGGGTAGGCATAAGATCCCTCGTGTCGCTGGCAGTGAACAACAAGCACGAGATAACCCCGGAGTTCCTGTCAAAGAACAAGAAGGAGATGATAGAAAAGGAATGCAATGAGCTGCTCGAGTTTATCGAGTCCCCCTATACCCTTGATATGGTGGCCGGGCACAGGGAGGCGAAAAACTGGCTCCGTGAAGATGCCCAGCTCATCAAGACCGGAAAAACACGCTCCGTGCCCATGGGATACCTCTTCACGGGAGGGATAGGCACGGGAAAGACCTACCTTGCCACGTGCTGGGCAGGCGACCTGGGCATTCCCTTCGTGAAGTTCAAGAACTTCCGCGACAAGTGGCAGGGCGCCACCGAGGGCAACCTGGAGAAAATCTTCAATGTCCTCGATGCCCTGGGGCAGGTGGTGGTCTTCATCGACGAGGCCGACCAGGCCACGGGAAAGCGCGACTCGGGAGGCGGCGACGCCGGCGTCTCGGGGCGCGTGTATTCCATGCTTGCCCAGAAGATGAGCGATACGCGAAACCGCGGAAAGATCATATGGATCCTCGCCACGTCGAGGCCCGATCTCCTGGAGGTGGACCTGAAGCGCCAGGGGCGCCTTGATGTCCATATTCCTCTCTTCGCGCCGCAGGATGACGGGGAGCGCAACGAGCTCTTCAAGGTGGTGGCCAAGAAGCTCGGCGTGGAACTAAGCGAGGACAGGCTTCCCAGGCTTCCCCCGGGAGTCGAGCTGGGTGGGAACGAGATGGAGGCCCTCCTGGTGAGGGCCAACAGGGTTTACGACCTCCAGAAGGAGGGCGAGGAGAAGAAGCCCCTCGATGAGATCGTCGCTCTGATAGGCAAAGATTTCCGCCCTTCCCCCCACACGAAGGCCCTGGAATACATGGATCTCGTGGCGGTGAAGGAATGCACCGACAGCCGGTTCCTCCCGGCAAAATACCGGAAAACCCCCAACGAGGAGATTGATGCAAGGCTCATGGAGCTCAAGCGGCAGATTCACTGA
- a CDS encoding prepilin-type N-terminal cleavage/methylation domain-containing protein yields the protein MREKEKGFSIVELMVAIFILSTCLLLIIGLFTFLFNSTKKGVDLTAGTAAAELMLEEFLYQNEAAIYSGTYGPSTPISITKSLNNVNYLCDINVSNAVNNSLRRVDATIYWWTSPTGASGYGSRKYIIKNDDGTLSEVETAKGYVAEYGSVKTKITKFVFLPPP from the coding sequence ATGAGAGAGAAAGAGAAAGGATTCAGCATAGTCGAGCTGATGGTGGCTATCTTTATCCTCTCCACATGCCTTCTGCTCATCATAGGGCTTTTCACCTTTCTCTTCAACTCCACAAAAAAGGGCGTGGACCTCACGGCAGGCACGGCCGCCGCAGAGTTGATGCTCGAGGAGTTCCTCTACCAGAACGAAGCGGCAATTTACAGCGGAACCTACGGCCCCTCAACGCCCATAAGCATCACAAAGTCCCTCAACAATGTCAATTACCTCTGTGATATCAATGTCTCCAACGCCGTAAACAACAGCCTCAGGAGGGTGGACGCCACCATCTACTGGTGGACCAGTCCCACGGGAGCATCGGGCTACGGGTCCAGAAAATACATTATCAAGAACGATGACGGCACCTTATCTGAGGTAGAGACCGCCAAGGGCTATGTCGCGGAGTACGGCTCGGTAAAGACAAAAATCACCAAGTTCGTCTTCCTGCCCCCGCCCTAG